The following coding sequences are from one Paenibacillus tundrae window:
- the araA gene encoding L-arabinose isomerase codes for MSATAAKEFWFVVGSQHLYGEEALGEVKANAQKITDALNASGVLPYPLVLQDLAVSADKITSIMKEVNYRDEVSGVITWMHTFSPAKMWIRGTKLLQKPLLHLATQFNESIPWATIDMDFMNLNQAAHGDREYGFINARLRKQNKIVVGYWERPEVQQQVADWMDVAVAYNEGYNLKVARFGDNMRNVGVTEGDKVEAQIQFGWTVDYFGIGDLVQYVNAVTEQEIDDLIAQYAELYEFDYGTNSKEAWEASVRVQASYEIAIKRFLDEGGYSAFTTNFEDLHGMKQLPGLAVQRLMAQGYGFAGEGDWKTAALDRLLKIMAHNENTGFMEDYTYEMAAGQEAILQSHMLEVDPTLASTKPRIIVSPLGIGDREDPARLVFDGKAGEGVVVSMADFGTHYKLLINEVSAFEPTVPAPNLPVARVLWSVKPNFQDGVKAWIENGGGHHTVVSLNLTTDQIITYAKLVNLDYVVIK; via the coding sequence ATGTCAGCAACAGCAGCAAAAGAATTCTGGTTTGTCGTAGGTTCACAGCATCTGTACGGAGAAGAAGCACTGGGTGAAGTTAAAGCGAATGCACAGAAAATTACGGATGCCCTTAACGCAAGCGGCGTGCTCCCATACCCACTCGTATTGCAGGATCTGGCTGTAAGCGCAGATAAAATCACGAGCATTATGAAAGAAGTGAACTACCGTGACGAAGTATCGGGTGTGATCACTTGGATGCATACCTTCTCTCCAGCAAAAATGTGGATTCGTGGTACGAAATTGCTGCAAAAGCCACTGCTTCACTTGGCAACCCAATTCAATGAGAGCATTCCATGGGCTACCATCGATATGGACTTTATGAACTTGAACCAAGCGGCACACGGTGACCGTGAATATGGCTTCATCAATGCGCGTCTGAGAAAACAAAATAAAATCGTCGTTGGCTACTGGGAGCGCCCAGAAGTACAGCAACAAGTTGCCGATTGGATGGACGTAGCGGTAGCGTATAACGAAGGGTATAACCTCAAAGTTGCTCGTTTCGGTGACAACATGCGCAACGTAGGTGTAACGGAAGGCGATAAAGTAGAGGCACAAATCCAGTTCGGATGGACAGTGGACTACTTCGGTATCGGTGATCTCGTTCAGTACGTGAATGCTGTAACTGAGCAAGAGATCGATGATCTTATCGCTCAATATGCAGAGCTGTATGAGTTCGACTACGGTACGAACAGCAAGGAAGCATGGGAAGCAAGTGTGCGTGTGCAAGCAAGCTATGAAATTGCGATCAAACGTTTCTTGGACGAAGGTGGCTATAGTGCCTTCACAACCAACTTCGAAGATCTGCATGGCATGAAGCAGCTTCCAGGTCTGGCGGTACAACGTCTGATGGCTCAAGGTTATGGATTCGCCGGTGAGGGTGACTGGAAAACAGCAGCGCTTGACCGTTTGCTGAAAATCATGGCTCACAATGAAAACACCGGCTTCATGGAGGATTACACGTACGAGATGGCAGCGGGTCAAGAAGCAATCCTGCAATCTCACATGCTTGAAGTTGATCCAACACTCGCTAGCACCAAACCGAGAATTATCGTGTCACCACTGGGAATTGGCGATCGTGAAGATCCAGCACGTCTTGTATTCGACGGTAAAGCAGGCGAAGGCGTTGTTGTATCGATGGCTGACTTCGGTACCCACTACAAATTGCTGATCAATGAAGTGTCTGCATTCGAGCCGACAGTTCCAGCACCTAATCTGCCAGTAGCACGTGTGCTTTGGAGCGTGAAGCCAAACTTCCAAGACGGAGTGAAGGCATGGATCGAAAATGGTGGCGGTCACCATACGGTTGTATCCTTGAACCTGACAACAGACCAGATCATCACGTACGCGAAGCTCGTTAACCTGGATTATGTTGTTATTAAATAA
- a CDS encoding L-ribulose-5-phosphate 4-epimerase — MLEHLKEEVFQANLELPKHGLVKFTWGNVSAVDRESGLFVIKPSGVDYDKMKASDMVVVDLGGNVVEGEMRPSSDTATHAVLYKHYKEIGGIVHTHSTWATIWAQAGLDVPVMGTTHADTFYGAVPCARFLNQDEVDRGYEAETGRVIIETFEQRGLDVMAIPAVLLHGHAPFTWGKDAKSAVVNSVVLEEVCKMNLYARQLNSFAKELPQGILDKHYLRKHGKDAYYGQK; from the coding sequence ATGCTAGAGCATTTGAAAGAAGAGGTATTCCAGGCCAATCTGGAACTGCCAAAGCACGGGTTGGTGAAATTCACTTGGGGTAACGTCAGCGCGGTTGATCGTGAAAGCGGTCTGTTCGTCATTAAACCAAGCGGAGTCGACTATGACAAAATGAAAGCCAGCGACATGGTTGTCGTCGATCTCGGCGGTAACGTGGTTGAAGGGGAGATGAGACCTTCCTCGGATACCGCAACCCATGCCGTTCTATATAAGCATTACAAGGAAATTGGCGGTATCGTACACACGCACTCCACATGGGCAACCATCTGGGCGCAGGCAGGTCTGGACGTACCCGTTATGGGAACAACGCACGCCGATACGTTCTACGGAGCTGTACCATGTGCACGTTTCTTGAACCAGGATGAGGTTGACCGTGGATACGAAGCGGAGACAGGACGCGTCATTATTGAGACATTTGAACAACGCGGACTGGATGTCATGGCGATCCCGGCTGTCCTGCTGCATGGTCATGCACCGTTCACATGGGGCAAGGATGCCAAGTCGGCTGTCGTGAACAGCGTCGTACTAGAGGAAGTGTGCAAAATGAACCTGTACGCGCGCCAGTTGAATAGCTTTGCAAAGGAATTGCCACAGGGCATTCTGGATAAACACTATCTGCGGAAGCACGGCAAGGATGCGTACTACGGTCAGAAATAA
- a CDS encoding xylulokinase, protein MSHLDVKGAIAKGATSLGIELGSTRIKAVLIDERFETIASGSYEWENLLKDGYWTYNQEDIITGLQTAYREMKEDVQQKYGITLTTIGSIGFSAMMHGYIALDKAGELLVPFRTWRNSTTGAAARELTNLLQFNIPERWSIAHLYQAILNQEEHVPQIDYMTTLAGYIHWLLTGNKAIGIGDASGMFPIDEATHSYHPSMVNQFNEHIAGKGYPWKVEDLLPKVYLAGEHAGELHEAGAKLLDPSGDLVTGIPLCAPEGDAGTGMVATNSVRKRTGNISVGTSVFAMIVLEKELSSVYPEIDMVTTPDGSPVGMVHANNCSSDINAWIGLFREFAEAMGIEVDSGKLFSVLFNKALEADPDGGGLLSYGYYSGENITGLEHGRPLFVRSPESKFNLANFMRTHLFSAFGALKIGMDILTEKEQVAIDSILAHGGLFKTPVVGQRIVAAAMNVPVSVMSTAGEGGAWGMALLASYLINQGEQETLDVFLEQKVFKDVEGVEVAPEAADVKGFEAFIERYRSGLAIEHAAVEHLVENVQKDRF, encoded by the coding sequence ATGAGTCATCTGGATGTTAAAGGAGCCATTGCCAAGGGAGCTACCTCACTTGGGATTGAACTTGGATCAACGCGCATTAAAGCAGTGCTGATCGATGAGCGTTTTGAGACGATTGCGTCCGGCAGTTATGAGTGGGAGAACCTGCTGAAAGATGGATATTGGACCTACAACCAAGAGGACATTATCACAGGTCTACAGACGGCGTATCGCGAGATGAAAGAGGATGTGCAGCAGAAGTATGGCATTACGCTGACAACGATTGGATCGATCGGGTTCTCAGCGATGATGCATGGATACATTGCGCTAGATAAAGCAGGAGAATTGCTGGTGCCGTTTCGGACGTGGCGTAACTCCACTACTGGAGCAGCGGCGCGAGAATTAACCAACCTGTTGCAGTTCAATATTCCAGAGCGCTGGAGTATTGCCCACCTGTACCAGGCCATTTTGAATCAAGAAGAGCATGTGCCTCAGATTGATTATATGACTACGCTGGCGGGTTACATCCACTGGTTGCTGACAGGCAATAAAGCGATTGGAATCGGTGATGCATCGGGGATGTTCCCAATTGACGAAGCTACACATAGCTATCATCCATCCATGGTGAACCAGTTCAACGAACATATCGCTGGCAAGGGGTATCCGTGGAAAGTAGAGGACTTGCTGCCTAAGGTATACCTCGCAGGTGAACATGCAGGTGAATTGCATGAAGCAGGAGCCAAGCTGCTTGATCCTTCAGGGGACTTGGTTACCGGTATTCCGCTCTGCGCGCCAGAGGGTGATGCAGGTACGGGGATGGTGGCGACGAACAGTGTACGGAAACGTACAGGGAACATCTCGGTCGGCACATCCGTATTTGCGATGATTGTACTTGAGAAGGAATTGTCCAGTGTGTATCCCGAGATCGACATGGTAACTACCCCAGATGGTAGCCCGGTCGGCATGGTGCACGCCAACAACTGTTCCAGTGACATTAATGCCTGGATCGGACTGTTCCGTGAATTCGCTGAGGCAATGGGTATCGAGGTGGATTCCGGCAAACTGTTTAGCGTGTTGTTTAACAAGGCGTTAGAGGCTGATCCAGATGGCGGTGGATTGCTCAGCTACGGTTACTACTCGGGTGAAAATATTACAGGTCTGGAGCATGGTCGTCCATTGTTTGTCCGTTCTCCAGAGAGCAAGTTCAACCTGGCGAACTTCATGCGTACGCATCTGTTCAGTGCCTTTGGCGCACTCAAGATCGGTATGGATATTCTTACCGAGAAGGAGCAAGTGGCTATTGATAGCATTTTGGCACATGGTGGATTGTTCAAAACGCCTGTGGTGGGACAACGAATTGTAGCCGCAGCAATGAACGTTCCAGTATCCGTCATGTCCACAGCTGGCGAAGGCGGCGCATGGGGTATGGCATTGCTTGCATCGTACCTGATCAACCAAGGTGAGCAGGAGACATTGGATGTTTTCCTAGAGCAGAAGGTATTCAAGGATGTGGAAGGGGTCGAAGTCGCACCGGAGGCAGCCGATGTGAAGGGATTCGAAGCATTTATCGAACGCTACCGGAGTGGACTCGCGATTGAGCACGCAGCTGTTGAGCATCTGGTAGAGAACGTTCAAAAAGACCGCTTTTGA
- a CDS encoding GntR family transcriptional regulator, whose translation MKPKYQVIIDDIKSHILSGTYSIGEQIPTESALQDSYNVSRQTVRKAILELSNEGFLRSEKGSGTYVSNQYRSRSGGNTSKKTIGVITTYISDYIFPSIIRGIESRLNEDNYSLLLASTNNDVAQEKKALEMMLSYGVDGLIVEPTKSNLYNPNIAYYLSFKEQDVPFTMINAFYEELEVPFFCLDDVQSSYLATREMIAKGHTQIGIIAKMDDLQGKYRMKGYIKALGEAKLRFHPEQVLSFDTASKPELSSNVTAYLNENRDSLTAIVCYNDEVGLEVVNACRQLDISIPHELSIIGQDNSYIAKNANIRLTTLTHPQEQMGRDAADWVIKKLQGKKDLPTNTYYQPVLVEGETVREIEVE comes from the coding sequence GTGAAGCCTAAATACCAAGTCATTATTGATGATATAAAGAGCCATATCCTCTCGGGAACGTATAGCATAGGCGAACAGATTCCGACAGAGTCAGCTTTGCAAGACAGCTATAATGTAAGTCGCCAGACGGTGCGGAAGGCCATTCTGGAATTGTCTAACGAGGGATTTTTGCGAAGTGAAAAAGGTTCAGGAACCTATGTAAGCAATCAGTATCGCTCTCGCTCAGGTGGCAACACGTCGAAGAAAACGATTGGTGTCATTACGACGTATATCTCAGACTACATTTTTCCATCCATTATCCGTGGCATAGAGAGTCGTCTGAATGAGGACAACTATTCGTTGTTGCTCGCCAGCACCAACAATGATGTCGCACAGGAGAAGAAAGCACTTGAAATGATGCTCTCCTACGGCGTCGATGGTTTGATCGTCGAACCAACCAAGAGTAATCTTTACAACCCGAACATCGCGTATTACCTGTCATTCAAAGAGCAGGATGTGCCCTTTACAATGATTAATGCGTTCTATGAAGAACTGGAGGTGCCTTTCTTCTGTCTGGATGATGTGCAGTCCAGTTACCTCGCTACCCGGGAGATGATCGCGAAAGGTCATACCCAGATTGGCATTATTGCGAAGATGGATGATTTGCAGGGCAAATACCGGATGAAGGGATACATCAAAGCGCTGGGTGAAGCAAAATTACGTTTCCATCCCGAGCAGGTGCTTTCGTTTGATACAGCATCCAAACCTGAGTTGTCCTCCAATGTGACTGCGTATCTGAACGAAAATAGGGATTCACTCACCGCAATTGTCTGTTACAACGACGAAGTGGGACTTGAAGTGGTGAACGCCTGTCGGCAACTGGACATCTCCATTCCGCATGAGTTATCCATCATCGGTCAGGATAATTCGTACATTGCCAAGAACGCTAATATCCGGCTCACCACGCTAACCCATCCCCAAGAGCAAATGGGACGTGATGCGGCCGATTGGGTGATTAAGAAGCTGCAAGGCAAAAAGGATCTTCCGACAAATACCTACTATCAGCCCGTACTGGTAGAAGGTGAAACGGTGAGAGAGATCGAGGTAGAATAA
- a CDS encoding iron-siderophore ABC transporter substrate-binding protein, with translation MTTKKKLSIGTLLISLMLIMVLAACGNKPEEPAATPAASDTTATETETATPAAEEDNAGYPIKIKHALGETVIEEKPERVATVQWANHDVVLALGQVPVGFSAANFGVQDDSGLLPWTAKKLEELGVTDPNVFMDTDGLDFEAISDSNPDVILAAYSGITQEDYDLLSEIAPVVAYPTAPWATTWREQVSLNAEGMGMKAEGEQLIKDTEDMINEKLSAYPQIKDKKVVWVNFSAEDMSKLHIYTPVDSRVAFLNELGLVIPDSLSSQITDPNSYSLSLSAENAEVLNDADILVGYGNAELLKAIQADPLLGKIPAVQRGSVAFIEADTPLVAAGTPNPLSISYTIDDYLKLIGAAIDKVNE, from the coding sequence ATGACCACGAAGAAAAAGCTATCGATCGGAACACTCCTTATCTCACTTATGCTGATCATGGTATTAGCCGCGTGCGGGAATAAGCCAGAAGAACCTGCAGCTACGCCTGCTGCAAGTGACACCACAGCAACTGAAACAGAGACAGCGACACCTGCCGCTGAAGAAGACAATGCAGGCTATCCAATTAAGATCAAACATGCATTGGGCGAAACCGTTATTGAAGAAAAGCCTGAGCGTGTAGCTACTGTACAATGGGCGAACCATGACGTTGTTCTTGCACTTGGACAAGTTCCTGTGGGCTTCTCTGCTGCAAACTTCGGTGTACAAGATGACAGCGGTCTTCTGCCTTGGACGGCTAAGAAGCTCGAAGAGCTTGGCGTAACCGATCCAAACGTATTCATGGATACAGACGGACTAGACTTTGAAGCTATTTCTGACTCTAACCCCGATGTAATCCTTGCTGCATATTCCGGAATTACACAAGAGGACTATGATCTCCTAAGTGAAATCGCTCCGGTAGTCGCTTATCCAACAGCTCCATGGGCAACAACATGGCGTGAACAGGTTAGCCTGAATGCTGAAGGTATGGGTATGAAAGCAGAAGGCGAACAACTGATTAAAGATACAGAAGACATGATTAATGAGAAGCTCAGTGCATACCCACAGATCAAAGACAAAAAAGTGGTATGGGTTAATTTCTCCGCTGAAGACATGTCCAAACTACACATCTATACACCTGTAGATTCCCGTGTTGCTTTCTTGAATGAACTGGGACTGGTTATTCCAGATAGCCTCTCTAGCCAAATCACCGATCCTAACAGCTACTCTCTGAGCCTAAGTGCAGAGAATGCAGAAGTTCTGAATGATGCAGATATCCTCGTTGGTTACGGTAATGCCGAGTTGTTGAAAGCTATTCAAGCGGATCCACTTCTAGGCAAAATCCCTGCTGTTCAAAGAGGTTCTGTTGCATTTATTGAAGCAGATACACCTCTCGTTGCTGCAGGAACACCTAACCCACTGTCCATCTCCTATACCATTGATGATTACTTGAAACTCATTGGCGCAGCGATCGACAAGGTCAATGAATAA
- a CDS encoding FecCD family ABC transporter permease, protein MNNTSVSNNTSVSNNNQIRAHMPRNFILVLSICVILLGATLIASLVFGSRPVRFHELIDGLFHPEVDSYGANIVRKRISRTVFSLLCGAALGISGALMQSVTRNPLADPSILGVNTGASLFVVCGIAFLNISSANQYIWLALAGAAITAVFVFGIGSMGRGGATPIKLVLAGAAISAALSSLVTAIMIPRSYVMDQFRFWQVGSVGSATWSGISTFIPFLIVGVIIALLTAPALNALALGDDVATGLGVRTGTLRFIAALAGVLLCGAATALAGPIGFIGLLSTHVIRLILGPDLRFVIPMSAVAGAIILTISDVGGRLISNPGELEVGVVTAFIGAPILIILAMRSKVRSL, encoded by the coding sequence ATGAATAATACATCCGTTTCGAATAATACATCCGTTTCGAATAATAACCAAATACGAGCACATATGCCCAGGAACTTCATTCTGGTGTTGAGCATTTGCGTGATTCTGCTCGGTGCAACTCTAATTGCCTCACTGGTCTTCGGCTCTCGACCAGTGAGGTTTCATGAGTTAATCGACGGATTATTTCATCCGGAAGTAGACTCCTATGGAGCTAATATTGTGCGCAAGCGGATTTCGCGAACAGTCTTCAGTTTATTATGTGGAGCAGCTCTCGGCATTTCAGGAGCACTGATGCAGTCTGTAACTCGGAACCCCCTTGCTGACCCGAGCATATTAGGCGTCAATACAGGCGCTTCCTTGTTTGTGGTTTGTGGGATTGCGTTCCTGAATATCAGCAGTGCTAATCAGTATATCTGGCTAGCGCTCGCCGGGGCTGCAATCACTGCTGTGTTCGTATTCGGTATTGGCTCCATGGGGCGTGGCGGAGCCACGCCCATTAAGCTTGTTTTAGCCGGAGCGGCCATCAGTGCCGCACTTTCCTCCCTCGTCACCGCCATTATGATTCCACGTTCATATGTCATGGATCAATTTAGGTTCTGGCAAGTCGGAAGCGTGGGTTCCGCTACTTGGAGTGGAATCAGTACATTCATTCCGTTCCTCATTGTAGGTGTGATCATTGCATTGCTTACGGCTCCCGCACTCAATGCACTGGCGCTAGGCGACGATGTTGCAACAGGACTCGGCGTTCGAACCGGAACGCTGCGCTTTATTGCCGCACTTGCAGGGGTTCTATTGTGCGGAGCAGCGACAGCCCTTGCGGGTCCAATTGGCTTCATCGGCTTGTTATCTACACATGTCATTCGCCTGATTCTGGGGCCTGACTTACGATTTGTCATACCGATGTCGGCTGTTGCCGGAGCCATTATTTTGACGATATCCGACGTTGGTGGCAGGCTCATCAGCAACCCTGGGGAGCTTGAGGTGGGTGTCGTTACAGCGTTTATTGGCGCTCCAATACTAATCATCCTAGCGATGCGATCGAAAGTGCGATCCTTATGA